TTGTTAATCACAGAAGTTAGCCATTTAATAAAATTAAAAATCACTGCAGATGTAAAGCAGAACTTAGGTTTTTTCAGTAAGATATTGGGTAGCAACTTTGATTTAGCTGAACATTTAGTGAGAGATCATATAGTACCTTTTATAAAATTTTTCTTTAGACCAAGATCAGAGGACTTTATTAATGTAAATGAGGTTTTTAGATTTAAGGGTAGTGTAGAGGAGATATTAATAAAGCTGAGAGAGATTATTACAAATATTACTTATGGCGGTATAATAATCATTGGTGAATCTTGTGAAATAGTTGCTTCTATTATAAATGGTGAGATATTACATGCTCAGATAAACAGTGTTGATGTTCAGAGTGGCGACGTAATGACTTATCTGCTTAAATTAAAGGGTGATATGGAATTAATTGCATATAATATAATTATTGATGACCTAATATTTAAAAGTATAAAAAAGAAGCTAGAAGAGATAAAATCTAAATCTTAATTACACAAGCAGCAGTTTTGCTAACTAATCTGGGCGCTAATTGTTCAGATATCATATATAAATCATAATCTTTTTCTTTTGAGAGATATTCAATATTTACATCTAAATATAATAATATATCAAAACCGCTTTTGCTAATTACGTAAATTTCATTGTCCTCAACTGAGTTTGTAGATATAACATTCCCTATTTGCCTTAACATTTCTATCTCATATATTCCAGTCTTATCGACAACTCTAAAAGTCTTTGAAAAGGTTAATGGTGATAATAATATATAGATATCCTTGCTAAAACCATCCTTGGCTAATATCTCATATGCTTTGAGTACATCTGCTAATATATTCCCCGTTTGACTCCAATCAGAACCCTTAATTTGAGTACCCATTTTTAATGGGGATAGGGGATGCTCTCTTAGTAACAAAGAGTTTTCCATTTTAGCGAACTGATTCCCAGCATATATTGAAATTCTTCTAGCCTCAGATTTCTGGCCTAAATAATACTTAACCTGAATTGAGATATATGGTATCTCATAAAAAGAAGATTTATTGACTTGGATTATCTCATCAGAATTAGTTTTTATTTCAGAATAAGGTATCGTGGTAGAGTCCCACTTTATTATATTGCCAATGTTTCTAATTGTCCTATTTATATTAATACCCTCAATTATCCAGGTTATTATTGGATCCTTATTACTTGTTTCAGTTTTTAAGTTATCACTATTAAAGATAAATGCTTTCTCGTCACCTATGAGCTTTGAGGCCTCCTCCCATCCCTTTTTTAAATGCTCAAAATCTTCTGGTGAAACTTGATATAAAAGTCTTAGAAATTCACCGAAATGTGTCATTTCTTCTCTTGCAATATCTTCGTGAACTTTCTTTAACTTCTCATCTTCCATTAATTTATTTTGTTGTAAATAAAAGTTTATCGCGTCAATTTCTGCTGCTATGGCATTTCTTATTGCTCTGATAGTTTCCTCTTTATCGAATTTTTCCTTTCTAGTAAGAGTTGATGGATCGTTTGAAAACAAATACAGTACACCAAAAGTTATATATAAGAACATAGCTAATAAATATTTCTGAAATAAAAAGAATTTTAATAGAGAATTTTATTATATTAAATCATTAAGGGGAATGGCAAAGGTCCAACTATAACTGTTATCTAAGAATACTGTATTGCCTACAATTACTGCGTTAACTATTCCGAATCTACCTCCTATATAGTAGCTTTTAACTAATGCCCCATTAGATGCATTATATACGTCAACATATGCTCCAGCTGGTTCAATTATGTATCCCTTTATATACACTGGATTTGCTCTACCTCCGCCAGCCCCATTAGGTGGACCTTGAACATTAGGTATCACTGATTTCCATAGAATTTTTCCGTTACTCTCATTTATTGCATAAATCGTATTAGTTACTGGTGATCCTACATAAACTATGCCATTGTAAATTGTTGGAACTCCACCTTTAAAAGCTGGAGGAACATATCCTCTACCCAACTGTTCTATCCATAACAATTGCCCATTAGTAGCATTTAATGCAAATACTGCAAAGCCTATAGTTCTATTAGTAGGATTGAAATTCACTATTGTGCTTTGAACAACTATTCCATTTCTCTCATCAACTGCAGGAGAAACATCACCCATTCCAGTATTAAATGGCGTATATCCCTTAGGTAATATAAATTTCCATACAATCTGTCCATTATTTACGTTTACAGCTACTAACTCACCGTATGGTGGTTCTGCCATAGTGAAGCCTATTATTGCTATTGTTGTACCATTTGAGAATTTGTAATAATTAGTAGAACTCATTGAATCAAATGCTGAAACTCCTACATAATCCTTCCATACTACCTTACCAGTTGTGGCATTTAATGCTACTATATGTCCAGAACCATCTCCGTATATTAAAAGTCCGTTTATATATGCTGGTGTTGGCATATCATTGCCGTCGTCAAAATGTACCCATAAAAGTTGACCATCTGTAGCATTAAAAGCATATATTGCCCCATAGCTATATCCCCTTATTACATTCTTTAAATTATGTGTTATTACTGCAAAAATTCCATGTGATGCTGAAAATCCTGCATCTCCTACTGATACATATACTATAGGGCCTTTACTCGTTTTAACAATTATTGGATTACTCATTACAGAATTTGCTGTAGTAGCCTCCCAAACTATTTTTCCTGTATAAGCGTTTATTGCATAAAGTACATTAGAGTCTGATGGAACATAAACTATTCCATCATAATATGATACTCCTACAGCATCACCTACCAATTGAGTTAATATAACTGGAGCTGTTCTGTTACCTAAAATTTGATAGGCTGGAAATGGTGCGTTTAGTGGCAATGCATTAATTTGCGGAAATGACCAACTTACGGCTGGAAAGGATATACTAATTACTGACTCGTGGTTTTGTGTAAACGCATATACCGTCCAATTAGGTGTGTTCGAAGATATATTAGGTAAATTAAATGGGTAATAATTTACTGTAGTCCACATTGGGAGATAACAATTTCCGTAACTATAATATATGTATTGGTACCATGTATTAGTAGAGTTTTTAAATGTAGTAATTGTTACATTCTCTTTAACTCCAGTAAGTGGTGAGGGCATCAAAATGGTTTTTGAATACGAGATTACACCCATTATAGTGTTTTCTGGTTTTTCAGAATGCATAATATAGCCTATGCTTACTCCTATTACTAAACCTATAATTAGAAATATTATACTGAATACAGAAAGACTTCCTTTCATATACATCAAAATAACATAAATATGGAAGTTATTTATAAATCTTTTTCTTAATAGATATATGTTTAATAAATACTAAATTTAATTAAATAGTACTTTAATAAATAAAATATGACATATCGATAATAGTTATACATAAATAGTCAGAAAATACAATAAATAATATAGTTAAACGAATAAGGAATCTTACGAAAATATTTTTACACTAAATTAGTACCCATTCTTGTCTATAAATTTTAATTTTAATTTTTAGAAAATCTAATATGCATTAATTAACAGTTTTACTAGTATAAGAAAAAATATTATTAATATAATATTATACGATAGCCTTATTTTCCTCTTTCTTAGTTGAGATTGAAAGAAATTGATCAAATAACAATTTTATCCTTTCTTCAAGAAGGAATACGTCTCCATTTAGTATCTTCACAACTTCTAAAGTGGGAATATTAAGAGTAATTATTGAATCTAAATGAACGTCAATATTAGAAATTAAGAATCTAGCCTTAACCTTATAAGTCTTCTTTTCATGTTCTATCTCATTTATGCTACTTAATAATCTTATTTCCTCATTATTATGTATAATTCCGTCATTTGAAAAGACTACATTACCTAAGAAAGCGTGACCTTCTGCAATAAAGAATATATCTGCCACTATACTCTTACCGTTGACCTCTATTCTCTTACCCCTAGGATGAACATATGTTATTCCGTACTCTTTGCTTATATTTACTAGCAAGTCCCTTACTCTTTTTTCAAATTCTTTAGAATCAACTTCTGGATTCTTTAGGCTAATATACTTTCTTAGTTCTCCCCTTATACATTCTAACTCCCTTTTTTCGCAAATCTTCTCGATTTTATCCATTTCATTTCTTATAAATTGTAATATTGAGCTAACAGTAGTTAATTCCTTGCTATTCCAAAGCGTTAATATAATTGGTAGTAGATCTTCTGATATTTCTTTACAATAAGCTTCTACAATCTCCTTTATATCCTCTGGGGTAAGAGCATCATCTAATGGTATTCTACTCTCTTCTATCCTTCTCCTTATTGCTAAATCTCCTATCTTACTATAAGCCTCAGTAGGCATTGCAATAACGATTGGAATTTCTAATCCCGCATTTATGAGTCTATGTATTAAACTCATGTGCTTATCTCTAACCTCATCAACTAGAAGTATAGGATTTCCTAGCATCTTTATATCCTTTAGCGCATTTATCATGCCATCAAAATCCTTTTCATAATTCATGCAATAAATTCTTAGGTAAGGATTATCGTATTTATTACAAACCCTAAGTAGCCAATCCTCAAATTTTATTCCAAACAATTTTTTCAAGAAAGAGTAACCAAGCTTACCTTTAATTTTATAAAGTTCATGTAATGCCTTATCCTTTAAATTAAAAGAAATAACTTTAGTCCAGAACTCTTCATGTATTTGTTCTTTGTTAGCTAAGTCTAAATACATTGTTAAATTATTTTCTTTCGTTAATTCCTCTATTTTCTTGAGTAACGTAGTCTTTCCCATTCCAGGCTGACCTACAACTGAGGCTACTTCCTTATTTTTAATAGCATTTAACGCTTTTTCTAGATATTTCCTATAAGTTGGTCCGACTAATATTACACCTTTAGAGGACCATGTGGTTACTGTAACTCTGGGAATTTCACATACCATTTTTTATCTCCTCCTCTTTATAATTCCGTAAATTGAACCCTTTCTAATGAATCCTTCTTCCCCTCCTGCTATTAGATCGTAATTTTCTTCTATATATTTTCTAAACTTAGAATAAAATTCCTCTTTAGTAAGTCCGAGTTCTATTCTTATTCTCTCTAAGGGAGCGTATCCTAAGGAATCTTTTATTCTTTCATACGTTTCATCAAATTCTTTATATGAAACATTTCTTAAGTCTATAATTTTTTGCAACAAATCGTAAATTTTATGTATCTCATCTCTTAATATTTTTAATTCTTCCATAATCGAATCTTGTTTAAATAATGGCTCATAGATCACTCTTCCACTTATTTCATATTTCCTTACTTTCTCATCCTTTTCCAGTTCCCTTAAAATTTCTTCTATAGCTTTATCCTTAAATTTTCTCTTAATTTTAGTTAATGAGACTGGTTTACCCGTAACTTTATACTCATTTAAGATAAAGCTAAATACATCATCCTTACTAATCATAATTAAGTTGTTCAATCATAGTATAGATAAGCCTTACAGCCCTTAATACCATATATAGTGAAATACTGTATTAATAAATAAAAATCCAAATTATTTAATTATTTAACCTATTCTTATAAAGCCGTTGACAACAGTTTCCAATAAACCGTAAAGTTTATATTATTTCATCATAAACTATTATACAATGCTAAGACCTAAAGAAGTATGCCAACGCTTAGGGATATCCTATGCAACACTCAGAGAATACGTAAAAAAAGGATACATAAAACCAGTAATACTAGAGACTGGGAAGTGGAGGTTCAGAGAAGAGGACGTAGAAAAGCTAATGGGGATTGTTAAAAAGAGGAAAATAATACTATACGCTAGGGTATCATCAAACACACAAAAAGACGACTTAATAAACCAAGTAAAATACCTTGAGGAGAACGTTAAAGAATACGACCAAGTAATAACAGACGTGGGATCTGGACTAAACATGAAGAGAAAAGGATTCCTCAAACTGTTAAGAATGATACTAAACAACGAAGTATCAAAAGTAATCATAGCCTACCCAGACAGACTAGTTAGGTTCGGTTTTGAAATCCTTGAAGAAGTCTGTAAAGCACACAATTGTGAAATAGTAGTGTTAAACAATGAGGACAAAACACCAGAACAAGAGCTAATAGAGGACCTAATCTCAATCCTAGCATCATTCAGCGGGAAAATGAGAAGCCAAGAGAAGGTGAAGAAATGTGTCGAAGAACTTAAGGCTTAAATCATTCCAACCAGAAGAGGAGTACGTCTATTTAACGTACTCCATCAATAACGAAAAGAGGGAGGAGAGCAAGATATTACTAGAGAACTATAAACGTCTATTACAGAAAGCATTAGACTGGTTATGGGATAGGACTAGGATAGAGAGAAAAGAAGTGAAGAAAGGTAAGAAAGCCACGAAAGTCAAAATAACCTTGCCTAAGAAAAAGGAGGTGTACAAGGTGTTGAGAGACGAGCTTGAGAAGATCAACGTCCTAGCTTCCCATTACGTTGACAAGGCAATAAATGACGCTTACTCAATATTGAGGAGTTGGAAGAGGAGGGCTGAGAAGGGGCAAGCGTCATTGAGGAAACCTAGGTTAAAGAAGGTTTACGTTAGGGTAAAGTCAACACTTAGGAAGGTTGAGGGTGAGAGCGTTAGGATTACTGTAAGGCCTTACGAGTACATTACCTTCTCTTGGTCTCACACTTGGTTTTCACGAAGGGTTAAAGGGCTAGAACTGGGTGAGCCCATAATTAAGGAGGATAAGGTGTATCTACCATTTCGTTACAAGTTACCTTGGTTTACTCCCATAGATTTCCTAGCAATTGATAGTAACCTCTACACATTGGACGCTTATGATGGTGATAAGTTCGTTACATTTTCCTTGAAGGAGTTGTATAATTTGAAGTATGGTATGGAGTTGAAGAGGGATAGAATACAACGTTTTGCTTCAAAGCACGGTAGGAAGGGGAAAGTGTTGATGGAGAAGTATTCTCATAGAGAGAGGAATCGTGCGCTGGATTATATTCACAAGTTTGTGAATAAGTTGTTGGAGATGTATCCCATTACGATGTTTGCTGTTGAAAAACTGAATAAGCAAGAGATGTTTGAAGATGCTAACGATTTCCTTTCTAAGAGGATTTCAAGGACTGTATGGAGGAGTATTCATCGCGTTCTAAAGTACAAGGCTCCTCTTTACGGTTCCTTTGTTAAGGAGGTTAACCCACACCTCACATCTAAGTCCTGCCCCAGATGTGGATGGGTTTCCCGAAAGGTCGGCAGGACTTTTAGGTGTGTGAGGTGTGGGTTAACCTTGGATAGGCAGCTAAACGCGTCTCTTAATATCTATCTCAAGATGTGCGGGTTTCCCCACACCCGTGATATTCCACGGGTGTGGGCTGGGGTTATCCCGCTAAAGGGGCGGAGGGGTGTGAACGGGGCAATGCCCCGTGACTCTGGTGAAGCCCAACGGCTGAGGATTGATATTAAATATCATGAAATCCTATGAAGCCCAAACCCCGTAAGAGGAATAAGGAGCATATGGGATATAGGACCCGTCTATATCATGTTGGAATTTCTAAGATATACAACTCTTACTTATATATGAGGGGGAGAAGAGATATATTGTCTAGGAAGGCTGCTCTTAAAGTTGCCAGAAAGAGGAAGAAAATATTTTTCTAAAGTACTAAGAGTATAG
The genomic region above belongs to Saccharolobus caldissimus and contains:
- a CDS encoding PQQ-binding-like beta-propeller repeat protein, translating into MYMKGSLSVFSIIFLIIGLVIGVSIGYIMHSEKPENTIMGVISYSKTILMPSPLTGVKENVTITTFKNSTNTWYQYIYYSYGNCYLPMWTTVNYYPFNLPNISSNTPNWTVYAFTQNHESVISISFPAVSWSFPQINALPLNAPFPAYQILGNRTAPVILTQLVGDAVGVSYYDGIVYVPSDSNVLYAINAYTGKIVWEATTANSVMSNPIIVKTSKGPIVYVSVGDAGFSASHGIFAVITHNLKNVIRGYSYGAIYAFNATDGQLLWVHFDDGNDMPTPAYINGLLIYGDGSGHIVALNATTGKVVWKDYVGVSAFDSMSSTNYYKFSNGTTIAIIGFTMAEPPYGELVAVNVNNGQIVWKFILPKGYTPFNTGMGDVSPAVDERNGIVVQSTIVNFNPTNRTIGFAVFALNATNGQLLWIEQLGRGYVPPAFKGGVPTIYNGIVYVGSPVTNTIYAINESNGKILWKSVIPNVQGPPNGAGGGRANPVYIKGYIIEPAGAYVDVYNASNGALVKSYYIGGRFGIVNAVIVGNTVFLDNSYSWTFAIPLNDLI
- a CDS encoding IS607 family transposase; amino-acid sequence: MLRPKEVCQRLGISYATLREYVKKGYIKPVILETGKWRFREEDVEKLMGIVKKRKIILYARVSSNTQKDDLINQVKYLEENVKEYDQVITDVGSGLNMKRKGFLKLLRMILNNEVSKVIIAYPDRLVRFGFEILEEVCKAHNCEIVVLNNEDKTPEQELIEDLISILASFSGKMRSQEKVKKCVEELKA
- a CDS encoding encapsulin: MFSNDPSTLTRKEKFDKEETIRAIRNAIAAEIDAINFYLQQNKLMEDEKLKKVHEDIAREEMTHFGEFLRLLYQVSPEDFEHLKKGWEEASKLIGDEKAFIFNSDNLKTETSNKDPIITWIIEGININRTIRNIGNIIKWDSTTIPYSEIKTNSDEIIQVNKSSFYEIPYISIQVKYYLGQKSEARRISIYAGNQFAKMENSLLLREHPLSPLKMGTQIKGSDWSQTGNILADVLKAYEILAKDGFSKDIYILLSPLTFSKTFRVVDKTGIYEIEMLRQIGNVISTNSVEDNEIYVISKSGFDILLYLDVNIEYLSKEKDYDLYMISEQLAPRLVSKTAACVIKI
- a CDS encoding RNA-guided endonuclease InsQ/TnpB family protein — translated: MSKNLRLKSFQPEEEYVYLTYSINNEKREESKILLENYKRLLQKALDWLWDRTRIERKEVKKGKKATKVKITLPKKKEVYKVLRDELEKINVLASHYVDKAINDAYSILRSWKRRAEKGQASLRKPRLKKVYVRVKSTLRKVEGESVRITVRPYEYITFSWSHTWFSRRVKGLELGEPIIKEDKVYLPFRYKLPWFTPIDFLAIDSNLYTLDAYDGDKFVTFSLKELYNLKYGMELKRDRIQRFASKHGRKGKVLMEKYSHRERNRALDYIHKFVNKLLEMYPITMFAVEKLNKQEMFEDANDFLSKRISRTVWRSIHRVLKYKAPLYGSFVKEVNPHLTSKSCPRCGWVSRKVGRTFRCVRCGLTLDRQLNASLNIYLKMCGFPHTRDIPRVWAGVIPLKGRRGVNGAMPRDSGEAQRLRIDIKYHEIL
- a CDS encoding AAA family ATPase, translating into MVCEIPRVTVTTWSSKGVILVGPTYRKYLEKALNAIKNKEVASVVGQPGMGKTTLLKKIEELTKENNLTMYLDLANKEQIHEEFWTKVISFNLKDKALHELYKIKGKLGYSFLKKLFGIKFEDWLLRVCNKYDNPYLRIYCMNYEKDFDGMINALKDIKMLGNPILLVDEVRDKHMSLIHRLINAGLEIPIVIAMPTEAYSKIGDLAIRRRIEESRIPLDDALTPEDIKEIVEAYCKEISEDLLPIILTLWNSKELTTVSSILQFIRNEMDKIEKICEKRELECIRGELRKYISLKNPEVDSKEFEKRVRDLLVNISKEYGITYVHPRGKRIEVNGKSIVADIFFIAEGHAFLGNVVFSNDGIIHNNEEIRLLSSINEIEHEKKTYKVKARFLISNIDVHLDSIITLNIPTLEVVKILNGDVFLLEERIKLLFDQFLSISTKKEENKAIV